The sequence AGAGAAAAAAACGCAGACCCTTTGAGTTTTATAGAAATGGGTAAGATTAAACTTGCCTTATGTTCCGCCGGTGAATTGTATGGTGGAGTAGAACAATTCATGTATACTCTCTCAGAATATCTAACCAAGGATTCTGAGATAGACCTGACTGTAATAGTCCTTCATAAAGGACTTCTCTACGAGAAGTTAAAAGAATCGAAGATATCTATAGAACTCGTGCAAGAAAGATTCAAATATGATTTAACAACTATTTTTAAAATTAACAAAATTCTAAAAACAAAAAATATAAACGTAGTTCATACAAATGGTTATAAAGCAACCATTCTGGCGGGAATCGCTGCAAAGATATCCGGGATAAAGTTAATCAAGACAGAACATGGGATAATAGAACCTGCGAAAGGGCTTAGACATTACAAAATGATATTCAACATTCTCATTGATAGGGTGGTTTCAAGATTTCTTCTTAATGCCATAGTTTACGTCTCAAAGGAAATGCAAAATAACTTTAAAAACCCTAAAGGCCTTAAAAATCTTGTTATCTATAATGGAATCAAGCCGATTATTCACTCAGCGAATGGCAAGACGTCCGGTTTTTTTAATATTGGAATTATAGGAAGGATAACGGAAGTAAAGGGCCATATTTACTTACTGAAAGCACTTAAACACTTGGCGCATTTAAGTGGAATCAAAGTCTACATTCTGGGAAGTGGCCCTCTTGAGCATGAGCTCAAGATATATTGCCATAGAAATGGGATTTCAGACAAAGTTCACTTTATGGGCTTTCAAAAAAACATATACACATACCTGAGAAACCTGGATCTTCTGGTAATGCCCTCATTGAATGAGGGACTACCTTATACCCTTCTTGAAGCGATGTATCTTAAGGTTCCAGTTGTTGCCTTTGCAGTAGGTGGATTGAAAGAGGTGTTAAAAGACCATCATACAGGAATACTTGTTCCCTCAACCGATGTGGATTCGCTTGCTAATGCAATTGAAAAACTATACACAAATCCACCCCTAAGAAAATGGATTGCCCAGAATGCTTTTACCGAAGTGTCAGATAATTTCCGTGCCGATTCTATGGCAAAAAGGTATATCGATGTTTACCAAAAACTGGTGACAGAAAACTTTACATCATTACAACCCACTTGATCAACAATCAATATATGTATAAGGTAATATGGATTACCTGGTTGGAACATCGAAGAACGGAAGAACTATGCAAATCATTCGATATCCCACTTTACATTTTTGTTTATAAGAAGAACAGATTTTTAAGATATCTTACTCTTTCTTTAAAAACTATCTATAAGCTCATTATCATAAAACCTAACATTCTATTTGTCCAAAATCCTTCTCTCGTGCTTTCCTTACTTGCTGTTTTGTGTCGGCGCACATTCCTGAAAAAACTGGTGATTGATTCTCACACCTCAGGCATCTTCCCTTTTGGCGGGCAATATAGGAGTCTCAATATTTTGAGCAGATTCATCCAAAGGCATGCCGACATTACAATCGTAACAAATTCATTTTTAAAAGATATCGTGGAGCAGAACGGAGGCAAGGGCTTTGTATTGCCGGATAAAATACCTAATCTTTCCCCAACCGGAGAGATAAAACTCAAAGGTCATACAAATGTTGTCTTTATCTGTAGCTTCTCGTGGGATGAACCATACCTTGAAGTTATAAATGCCGGCAACCTACTCGATAAAAACATTGTGATATACATAACTGGTGACAACAAGAAAGCAACTAATACTTTACCAAGGGAATTACCGGAAAATATAATTCTAACAGGATTCTTATCTGAATGTGAATATGTAAACCTGTTGAACGCAGCAGATATTATAATTGATTTAACAACAAGAGAGGGATGTCTTTTATGCGGTGCATATGAAGCAATATCACTTGGCAAGCCCTATATACTTTCTAAAACACGCTCCTTAACGGAATATTTTAGCAAAGGATGCGTACACACAGATAATACAAGTCACGATATTGCAAGCTCTATAAAAGTGGCTATCGCCAATAAAAAACTCCTGCAAGAGGAAATATGTGAATACAGGAACCACATGGTAAATAAATGGGATACAAACTTTAACATTCTAAAGAAGATAATTAGATTTTGATTTGTCCTTTTATTGAACCCTAAGATTGGTTGGAGCCCTCGGACATTTTGGGCAGATATAGTATCCTTTTGCATTTACATTACCGTTAGCATCAAAAACGTACAGATAAACGTTATCAAGATTATTGAAAGAACCCTGATTAACCGTTATCGTTATAGAAGTGTCCGTCCATGCGGAAGGGATTTGAACTTCTCTAATGGTCGAAGCTGATAGGGTAGAAGCATTACCAATTTCAATTCGTGCCCATGTATTATCTATGTATATGTTATCTGCGTATGTGATATCTCCAGCCCTTCCTGAACTGGAACCTACCCATCCTCCAATATGAGGCTCCTGAACCCCAGGGTCGTTTGTGGCAGAAAAGGAAATACCAGTCCCACTTGATATCAGGACATTATCCACATATATACTCGCAGAACCGTTTGAACCGTACGTCCCGTTATAATCTATGTCTAATATCACCTTAAAATCATACCACTGGCCTGCTACCGCAGTAAAATTTCCCCATGAGGTTTCGGGGGACACGTTACACAAATATATTTTTTGAAACTCATGCCTCGTGCATAAGCCAATATTCGGGGCAGCACCATCCCAATTATCCCCCCACATAAATATTTTTTCATTCCCAGTACCTCCAGAAGTATTGAAAGTGAAGTTCGGGTCCCACCGCCATTTAAAAAAAGCTATAGTTCTGTTTAGTGTTGTCCCAACTGGTTTTGATGCCCACCGAATTGTATAATTGTTAAATGATTCAAACTGAAGGTATCTTGTGGAATTAGAACTAAATTGCCCTGAACCTGCTGAATATATATTATTTCCAATTACGCTGTTATAGTTAGCTGAAACAGTGCCCGTTTCAGCATCATCCCACCAAAGCGGAGATCCCAGTGCTTTTGTTCCAAAACCACTTCCGGTAACTGTGACTGTTGCGCTTTGACTGACGGTTCCGGATACGTTTGTTATGTTGGGCTGTGCAACGGCCTGATAGTTAAACATAAGCATATAACCAAACAATACGATTGTTAATGATATTTTTATCATTGTGATAATAAGCCTCCTTTAAAGCTCATTGGATAACCTTACTTACTTCGTTCGAATAATCACTTTTATTTCCTGCTGTATCATACGCTGTTACGGCAAAATAATAGGTAGCGGGTGTAAGGTTTTCTATCGTATATTCGATTGTTTGAAGATTGGCTATTTCTACCATTTCTGTATAAATACCCGATGATGTTCCATAATATATTTTAAATCCTGCCAGATCGGTCAATGATGTCCCATCTGCATTCGTAGTTGGTGGATCCCACGAGAGTTTTGCAGAGTTGTCACTTCCGACTGTTTCACTTCCTCCACCATTTCCACAACTATTTAGTGTCAAAATCGCCAGTGCTAAAAGAAACAGGTAGATTGAAGCACGGATAATATTTCTCTCCATAATGTCTTCTATAAATTTCTTTTCTTCCTTTTATAACATATACTATCACACCTGAAAATACAACCCGCCGTATTGTCAGCCATATTAATGGGGTAAACAGGATTACCATGTTTAAGGCCGCAGAACCTGAAGCTCCCGGATATTCCCCATCTCCTACAACATTTTTAATGTATCCACATCCTCCACCCTTAGTTCCAGTGCCACTGCTGTTATTCCCACTTATACCATTTCCACCACCACTTGTACTGACGGTTGCATTTTCAGACACCCTGAGCAGAAATTTCTTCTGAGAATTGGGTGTACTATTATAGGAATATTCGGAAGAGGCCCTCATGCCTACTTCTTGATTACTATCCTGATCTATAAGTGTAAAGTTTAAATTATCAGGAGCATTGAGACCCCACTTTATGTTTATGGTATTACCTTCTACTGGTGAGTTGACCTCAATTGTCCATTCCTTAGGAAGTGCATCTGAGCGAAGGTCTCTCCATAGCTTCTGCTGTTCAGCGGCGTATTCAGGATGCACGAGATATGCCTGTATGGGACCTTTTAACAGGGCTACAGTGTCAAACGCATTATCATACGTGTCTGTGGCACTCTGTTCCGTTCCAATGGTTAGCTTGTTTGAGGCTGTGCCGGTGTCGGAGTTTGGATCCGACGTTGACACATCGAGGGTGAGTTGCCAGGCTGCTGAACCTGTGATGGTACTGCTTAATATTAGTAGGGTTGTTAGGATGATAGTGCTGAGAATCTTATACATTTTTATGTTGCCTCCGTAAAGTTCCCCCCTCACCCTTGCCCTCTTCCCTTGGGGAGAGGGTATTTTGAAGATTGTTCAATGGTTAGGAGGAGGTGGTTATGGTTTATATATTACCAGCTCGTATTGGTCTCCTTGCAATATAGAAACCCAGTAGCCTTGCCATAGTTTGATGGTGGCGTCGGTGTACATATTGAAGTCGTATGTGCTTCCATTGAAGTTATAGATTGCGTTACCAATCCAGCCGGCTATGACAGCATCTTCGTAGTTCTTTAATTCACCAGTGCTCAGCCTTCTGACATATGTATTTCTTAGAGCCACTTCACTTGTGTACGGGTTCCCTATCATATTCCAGCCTGGTTGTAGTGGAATGGCCATGCTTGGGGCAGTGATCGCAGTCCCTGTGATATTAAGAACGGCATTGTCCGTGTTAGACTTGAGCATGTATCCATAGCCTGCTACGACATTGGTTTCTGCTATGAATGCACCATCAGAGCCGCCAAGCCCGTTTGAGCTCCACCAGTATAACTCTGCCGTAGCGCCTACAATACCACCGAATAGTGTTTGAACATCCGTTGTGGACGGGACAAGTGGTAATGATATCATGGTGTATCCTTGCCGTATTGAAGTAACAGGCAGCGGGGGAAGATTATTGCTGTTAATTACATTGGAAATCCCTGATACATTTCCCTTCTCATCTACTGCCTTTATGGCAAAGAAATATATGCTATTTGTCTCCAGTTGACCTGCCTGTACTGATTCAGTTGATCCTGCTGCCTTAGGAGCAGCAACTCCGGTCACCGGAACCGCGTTAGAAAAGGTTATTTCACCTTGTGCAGTGGTAAGTCCATCCTCTATTATCTTCTGAGTGGACATTCTCAGGTCATAGGCTGATGCTGTCCCCTCAACCCCATCTGCGCCAGTGGCAGTCCAGTCGAGTATTACAGAATTCCTTGAACTTGCCCCAACTCTTACAGTAAGAGCCTGAATTGCAGTTGGTGTATCTGGCTGAGCCACCTTCTGGGTAGTGAAATTAGACCCTGCCGATATGCCCTGATTCCCGGTCTGATCGCTTGATATTACCCTGAAGTAGTATGTCATATTCTGTGTTAGCCCTGAAAGCACAACTGAATGAGTTGTGACGAGGGTATTGTCAACATTACTCTGGCTTCCATAAGTCTGACTTGTCCCATACTCAACCTTTGATGAGGAGGCCTCATTGGTAGTCCAGGTAATGGTTGCTCCGGTAGTTGTAATGTTGGTTGCAACAGCACCTGAGATTACAGGCGCTGTGGTGTCCGGCGGCGTTGTTGTAATAAATGTGTAGTCATCAGATGTTGCAAGATTCCCGGCAACATCTTTGCTTTTTACGCGGAAGTGATAAGTCGTTGATGCTGACAGGTTGTTGAGTGTAACGCTGTGGCTTGTGACGTTGTTGCTATAGAGGGGTGAGGATGAACCATAAGTTGTGATAGTTCCATATTCGACCTGTGAAGTGGAGATTTCGTCAGTTGTCCATGTAATTGTTACAGAGTTATTGGATAGCCCGCTTGTCCCTATGCTTGAAAGGGCAGGAGCCGCACTGTCCAATGAAATTGTATCTGTATAATTTGTAGAGGTATTCCCTGCGCCGTCTCTATATTTTGCATAAACGGTCTTACTTCCCTGACCGCCGGATAGAGTCCATGATTTGGTGGTAGCGAAAGACTCCAGGGTGCTCCATGTTGTTCCATCATTTGATAACTGCATCTGGCTGCATCCAGTCCCCGCATCACTACAGGAAAGGGTTAATGTAACTGAAGCAGAACTGGTATATGTGGCCCCACCATTAATCAATATAGTGCCGGTTGGCAGTGTTGTGTCAGGTGGTGCGATAGTTGTAAAGGTGAAATCAGATGATACTGTGAGATTGCCACTTGCATCCTGA is a genomic window of Nitrospirota bacterium containing:
- a CDS encoding glycosyltransferase family 4 protein, whose product is MGKIKLALCSAGELYGGVEQFMYTLSEYLTKDSEIDLTVIVLHKGLLYEKLKESKISIELVQERFKYDLTTIFKINKILKTKNINVVHTNGYKATILAGIAAKISGIKLIKTEHGIIEPAKGLRHYKMIFNILIDRVVSRFLLNAIVYVSKEMQNNFKNPKGLKNLVIYNGIKPIIHSANGKTSGFFNIGIIGRITEVKGHIYLLKALKHLAHLSGIKVYILGSGPLEHELKIYCHRNGISDKVHFMGFQKNIYTYLRNLDLLVMPSLNEGLPYTLLEAMYLKVPVVAFAVGGLKEVLKDHHTGILVPSTDVDSLANAIEKLYTNPPLRKWIAQNAFTEVSDNFRADSMAKRYIDVYQKLVTENFTSLQPT
- a CDS encoding glycosyltransferase; this encodes MSRFIQRHADITIVTNSFLKDIVEQNGGKGFVLPDKIPNLSPTGEIKLKGHTNVVFICSFSWDEPYLEVINAGNLLDKNIVIYITGDNKKATNTLPRELPENIILTGFLSECEYVNLLNAADIIIDLTTREGCLLCGAYEAISLGKPYILSKTRSLTEYFSKGCVHTDNTSHDIASSIKVAIANKKLLQEEICEYRNHMVNKWDTNFNILKKIIRF
- a CDS encoding fibronectin type III domain-containing protein, which gives rise to MTLNSCGNGGGSETVGSDNSAKLSWDPPTTNADGTSLTDLAGFKIYYGTSSGIYTEMVEIANLQTIEYTIENLTPATYYFAVTAYDTAGNKSDYSNEVSKVIQ
- a CDS encoding fibronectin type III domain-containing protein, producing the protein MQRVLQSRQYVRAQIISHLSYICVYILVILFGIIPAANAGQAILSWDPPTTNTDGTTLTNLAGYKLYYGTSSGNYSTVITAGSVTTYTVTGLIDNTTYYFAATAYDASGNESTFSNEVSKTISASSDVTAPVISNATTSSITSDSATISWTTNEASSSQVEYGTSISYGLSTAIDNTQVTSHSITLSGLTAWTTYHFRIKSQDASGNLTVSSDFTFTTIAPPDTTLPTGTILINGGATYTSSASVTLTLSCSDAGTGCSQMQLSNDGTTWSTLESFATTKSWTLSGGQGSKTVYAKYRDGAGNTSTNYTDTISLDSAAPALSSIGTSGLSNNSVTITWTTDEISTSQVEYGTITTYGSSSPLYSNNVTSHSVTLNNLSASTTYHFRVKSKDVAGNLATSDDYTFITTTPPDTTAPVISGAVATNITTTGATITWTTNEASSSKVEYGTSQTYGSQSNVDNTLVTTHSVVLSGLTQNMTYYFRVISSDQTGNQGISAGSNFTTQKVAQPDTPTAIQALTVRVGASSRNSVILDWTATGADGVEGTASAYDLRMSTQKIIEDGLTTAQGEITFSNAVPVTGVAAPKAAGSTESVQAGQLETNSIYFFAIKAVDEKGNVSGISNVINSNNLPPLPVTSIRQGYTMISLPLVPSTTDVQTLFGGIVGATAELYWWSSNGLGGSDGAFIAETNVVAGYGYMLKSNTDNAVLNITGTAITAPSMAIPLQPGWNMIGNPYTSEVALRNTYVRRLSTGELKNYEDAVIAGWIGNAIYNFNGSTYDFNMYTDATIKLWQGYWVSILQGDQYELVIYKP